The Solibacillus sp. FSL R7-0682 genome includes a window with the following:
- a CDS encoding efflux RND transporter permease subunit, with protein MNISKFSIKRPVFTIVSMLFVLILGIVSLFKIPVTLIPDLNPPIGVVVTSYPGASPTEVNEKVTKPLESTLATLPGIKKIQATSLESSNLIVLEFDWSTDMDKVQNDVLQRIDMVPLPEDAGRPTFLKFDPSQFPVIQLALAANQENVDVREIAESLEQELQRTEGVASVTVSGKIVEEVQIELDPQKLEQNSLIQADVIQMVQASNISLPGSEINTNEGQLLTTRVVSLFTSPEQISELVLSVNPLTGQALKVSDIATVERKEQQSNTITRANDQPAVLISVLQESGANTASVSETFQQELEQLLTDPQYEGVEATILFDQGNYVRLAISNISSSLIFGGLFAMLVLFFFLSGVKSPLIIGIAIPYSVIVTFVLMFFADFSLNIMTLGALALGIGMLVDNAIVVIENIERHLELGESPTEAAISGTKEVALAITASTVTTIAVFVPVLFISGLIGKIFTEFALTISFSLIASLIVALTVVPMLASRLLKTKKGNLIEKRQQSLLYSRYTKMLKWTLKNRLIVISVTLILLVASGFTLYKTGTEFLPATDEGFVTLSVKLPRSASVVKTEEVVAEIEQMAEQFGEVDVVVSLIGGNQQSLSRGTSSPNEAEVSIKLVPLADRDRSIFDFVEKLEQQVKETIGERAEVDFSLSSSSGTTPNTLSFRATDSDEARLNETVSIIQKQLTKVDSITEVTTDLDTTKEEIQIEVKRDTAQQYGMLPAQIAQTINTMTRGAFTTQMIAEDGEVLVVYTGFGQTYKNNIEAIKTMKLRTNAGVFVELQQLADIQIKQTQTAIRRSDQAMAVAFFVKYKTTESLSGISKKVDEVIDQANIPSSTKIIFGGDRELFDSAKQDMILAILLSVVLIYLVMAAQFESFKLPFVMIFSVPLMVIGVAISLFITNTLLGVTAIIGILILVGIVVNNGIVLVDYINQKRQQGYGVKDAILIGTQDRIRPILMTALTTILGLIPLALGIGEGTEMNQPMAIVVIGGLVSSTILTLFIVPLIYSFIEKER; from the coding sequence ATGAATATTAGTAAATTTTCAATTAAACGACCGGTATTCACAATTGTATCGATGTTGTTCGTTTTAATCTTAGGCATTGTGTCACTTTTTAAAATACCAGTCACATTAATTCCTGATTTAAATCCACCAATTGGGGTCGTTGTAACGAGCTATCCAGGAGCAAGTCCAACAGAGGTAAATGAAAAGGTGACAAAGCCATTAGAATCGACACTTGCTACGTTACCAGGCATTAAAAAGATACAGGCAACGTCCCTTGAAAGCTCCAATTTAATTGTTCTAGAATTTGATTGGTCTACCGATATGGATAAAGTCCAAAATGATGTATTGCAGCGAATAGATATGGTTCCCTTACCCGAGGATGCTGGCCGACCAACCTTTTTAAAATTTGATCCGTCTCAGTTTCCTGTTATTCAACTTGCCCTCGCTGCTAATCAGGAAAACGTTGATGTTCGTGAAATTGCTGAATCATTAGAGCAAGAATTACAACGAACAGAAGGGGTAGCCAGTGTAACGGTGTCAGGAAAAATAGTAGAAGAAGTACAAATTGAATTAGACCCTCAAAAATTAGAGCAAAATAGTTTAATACAAGCCGATGTCATTCAAATGGTTCAGGCAAGTAATATTTCGTTACCTGGATCAGAAATTAATACAAACGAAGGTCAATTATTAACAACAAGAGTAGTGAGTCTATTTACTTCACCTGAACAAATTTCCGAACTAGTACTTTCTGTTAATCCGTTAACTGGCCAAGCATTAAAAGTAAGTGACATTGCAACAGTCGAACGAAAAGAGCAACAATCAAATACAATTACGCGAGCGAATGATCAACCTGCAGTGTTAATTTCTGTATTACAAGAATCTGGCGCAAATACGGCAAGTGTGTCCGAAACATTTCAACAGGAGCTCGAGCAACTTTTAACGGATCCACAATATGAAGGTGTAGAGGCGACAATTTTATTTGATCAAGGAAATTATGTAAGACTTGCGATTAGTAATATTAGTTCTTCATTAATCTTTGGTGGGCTGTTTGCCATGCTTGTACTATTCTTCTTTTTATCAGGTGTAAAAAGTCCACTCATTATCGGAATTGCCATTCCATATTCGGTTATTGTTACATTTGTATTAATGTTTTTTGCGGACTTTTCGTTGAACATTATGACACTTGGCGCACTTGCATTAGGCATTGGTATGCTCGTCGATAACGCGATTGTTGTTATTGAAAATATTGAGCGTCATTTAGAGTTAGGAGAGTCTCCAACGGAAGCTGCCATCAGTGGAACAAAGGAAGTAGCGCTAGCAATTACCGCCTCTACGGTGACGACGATTGCCGTTTTCGTGCCAGTGCTGTTTATTAGTGGTTTGATCGGTAAAATTTTTACTGAGTTTGCATTAACGATTTCCTTTAGTTTAATTGCGTCACTTATAGTAGCGTTAACCGTTGTTCCAATGTTAGCAAGTCGATTATTAAAAACGAAAAAAGGAAATTTAATTGAAAAGCGGCAGCAATCATTACTATATAGTCGTTATACAAAAATGTTGAAGTGGACCCTTAAAAATCGTCTGATTGTAATAAGTGTGACGCTTATATTATTGGTGGCATCAGGGTTTACTTTATATAAAACGGGAACAGAATTTCTACCTGCAACGGATGAAGGGTTTGTAACTCTTTCTGTAAAATTACCACGTAGCGCTTCCGTTGTAAAAACCGAAGAAGTCGTAGCAGAAATAGAGCAAATGGCAGAGCAATTTGGCGAGGTAGATGTGGTCGTCAGTTTAATTGGAGGGAATCAGCAATCCCTTTCTCGGGGGACAAGTAGCCCTAACGAAGCAGAGGTATCAATTAAGTTAGTGCCGTTAGCAGACAGAGACCGTTCAATTTTTGACTTCGTTGAGAAATTGGAGCAGCAAGTGAAGGAGACGATTGGAGAGCGTGCAGAAGTTGACTTTTCATTATCCTCCTCTTCTGGTACCACACCGAATACATTATCTTTCCGAGCGACAGATAGTGATGAAGCCCGATTAAATGAAACAGTATCCATTATTCAAAAGCAGTTAACTAAAGTTGATTCAATTACAGAAGTAACAACTGATTTGGATACGACAAAAGAAGAAATTCAAATAGAAGTGAAGCGAGATACTGCACAGCAGTATGGAATGCTACCTGCACAAATTGCTCAAACAATTAATACGATGACAAGAGGCGCATTTACAACACAAATGATTGCCGAAGATGGAGAAGTCCTCGTTGTTTATACTGGTTTTGGACAGACTTATAAAAATAACATTGAGGCAATTAAGACAATGAAGCTGAGAACAAATGCAGGGGTTTTTGTGGAGCTACAGCAATTAGCAGATATTCAAATTAAACAAACCCAAACAGCAATACGTCGGTCAGATCAAGCAATGGCAGTGGCATTTTTCGTCAAATATAAAACAACAGAGTCATTAAGTGGTATATCCAAAAAGGTTGATGAGGTAATTGATCAAGCGAATATCCCAAGCTCTACGAAGATTATTTTTGGTGGTGACCGGGAGTTGTTTGATAGTGCCAAGCAAGACATGATATTGGCAATTCTTTTATCCGTAGTTCTAATTTATCTAGTAATGGCAGCTCAATTTGAATCATTTAAGCTACCGTTTGTTATGATTTTTAGTGTACCATTAATGGTTATTGGAGTGGCGATTTCATTGTTTATTACCAATACATTACTTGGTGTAACCGCTATAATCGGGATATTAATATTAGTAGGGATTGTTGTAAATAACGGAATTGTCTTAGTTGATTATATAAATCAAAAACGTCAGCAAGGATATGGGGTAAAGGATGCGATTTTAATTGGAACACAAGATAGGATACGACCAATTTTAATGACTGCTTTAACGACAATTCTTGGGCTAATTCCTCTCGCATTAGGAATTGGTGAGGGTACCGAAATGAATCAACCTATGGCTATTGTAGTTATAGGTGGCCTTGTTAGTTCAACTATATTGACATTATTCATCGTACCGTTAATTTATAGTTTTATTGAAAAAGAAAGGTAA
- a CDS encoding NRDE family protein, which translates to MCLITFAFQMHPEYPLIVIANRDEFYDRPTAPAQFWADAPEILAGRDLLQGGSWLGVSSKNRFAAITNYRDPRLPESGLYSRGDIVRQFLEQPVSIEAFIAHLRNTKDDYGGYNVLLYDGHKMYHFNNIFDDYTIIEAGVHSLSNATLNSNWPKTRLGKDDLTEVLKVKQPLQIENLLSLLTNKTIASDNKLPDTGVGIHLERLLSPQFIKMGNYGTRCSTAILFQQDGNIQFAERTYEQGEKEYDRLFIIEKNR; encoded by the coding sequence ATGTGTTTAATAACATTTGCATTCCAAATGCATCCTGAATATCCCCTTATCGTTATTGCTAATCGAGATGAATTTTATGATCGTCCGACTGCGCCTGCTCAATTTTGGGCAGATGCTCCTGAAATACTAGCCGGACGAGATTTATTACAGGGGGGGAGCTGGCTGGGTGTCTCTTCAAAAAATCGATTTGCCGCGATTACGAATTATCGTGATCCACGATTACCAGAAAGCGGTCTTTATTCACGTGGCGATATTGTACGTCAATTTTTAGAGCAGCCTGTTAGCATCGAAGCATTCATTGCGCATTTACGTAACACAAAGGATGACTATGGTGGCTACAATGTACTTCTATATGATGGTCATAAAATGTATCATTTTAACAATATTTTTGATGACTATACGATTATTGAAGCCGGTGTACATAGTTTAAGTAATGCTACATTAAATTCTAATTGGCCAAAAACACGATTAGGAAAAGATGATTTGACTGAAGTTTTAAAAGTGAAACAACCCCTTCAGATTGAAAATTTATTGTCACTTTTAACAAATAAGACAATTGCTTCTGATAATAAATTACCAGATACTGGTGTAGGTATCCATTTAGAACGCTTATTGTCTCCTCAATTTATTAAAATGGGAAATTACGGTACGCGTTGTTCAACTGCTATTCTTTTTCAGCAAGATGGCAACATCCAATTTGCTGAACGGACATATGAACAAGGAGAAAAGGAATATGATCGTTTGTTTATAATAGAAAAAAACCGTTGA
- a CDS encoding peptide chain release factor 3: MTLEQDILSRRTFAIISHPDAGKTTITEKLLLFGGAIRDAGTVKGKKTGKFATSDWMEIEKQRGISVTSSVMQFDYSGCRVNILDTPGHQDFSEDTYRTLMAVDSAVMVVDAAKGIEAQTLKLFKVCKMRGIPIFTFINKLDRQGKEPLELIEELEEVLGISAYPMNWPIGMGKEFLGIYDRYNKRIEQFRTGEDERYLPLDEEGGLAIDHPMKVTSYYTQAMDDIELLNEAGNAYSEEKIRRGELTPVFFGSALTNFGVQTFLDTYLKFAPVPQPRITEDEQFIDPVEFPEFSGFIFKIQANMNPAHRDRIAFVRIVSGQFDRGMNMTLARTGKSFKVSQSTQFLADDRETVNTAVAGDIIGLYDSGTYQIGDTLVGGKKTFTFEKLPQFTPELFMRVSAKNVMKGKQFQKGVLQLVQEGAIQYFKTLHTEEVILGAVGQLQFEVFQHRMNNEYNVEVKMEPIGSKIARWIENEEEVKDSMHSQRSMLVKDRFDNKVFLFENEFATRWFSEKNEHIKLYSLL, encoded by the coding sequence ATGACTTTAGAACAAGATATATTATCACGTCGTACCTTTGCTATCATCTCTCACCCGGATGCTGGTAAAACGACGATTACAGAAAAATTACTATTATTCGGTGGTGCGATACGTGACGCAGGTACCGTTAAAGGAAAGAAAACAGGGAAGTTCGCTACATCTGACTGGATGGAAATCGAAAAACAACGCGGAATCTCTGTAACATCATCTGTTATGCAATTTGATTATTCAGGTTGTCGTGTAAACATTTTAGATACGCCTGGACACCAAGACTTCTCAGAGGATACGTACCGTACATTAATGGCGGTAGACTCTGCTGTCATGGTCGTTGATGCTGCCAAAGGGATTGAGGCACAAACGTTAAAGCTATTTAAAGTATGTAAAATGCGTGGTATTCCTATTTTTACATTTATTAACAAATTGGATCGTCAAGGGAAAGAACCATTAGAGCTAATTGAAGAATTAGAAGAGGTTCTTGGTATTTCAGCTTATCCAATGAACTGGCCAATCGGTATGGGAAAAGAATTTTTAGGGATTTATGACCGCTACAACAAGCGAATTGAACAGTTCCGTACGGGGGAAGATGAGCGTTATTTACCACTAGATGAAGAAGGTGGCTTAGCAATCGACCACCCGATGAAGGTCACTTCTTACTATACACAAGCAATGGATGATATCGAGTTGTTAAATGAAGCAGGAAATGCCTATTCGGAAGAAAAAATTCGCCGAGGTGAATTAACACCTGTCTTCTTCGGTTCAGCTTTAACAAATTTCGGTGTTCAAACATTCCTTGACACATATTTAAAATTTGCACCTGTACCACAACCTCGTATTACAGAGGATGAGCAATTTATAGATCCAGTAGAGTTTCCAGAGTTTTCGGGTTTCATTTTCAAAATTCAAGCGAACATGAACCCAGCGCACCGTGACCGTATTGCCTTTGTACGTATTGTATCTGGTCAATTTGATCGCGGAATGAATATGACATTAGCTCGTACAGGGAAGTCATTTAAAGTATCTCAATCGACACAATTTTTAGCAGATGACCGTGAAACAGTGAATACAGCCGTTGCGGGAGATATTATCGGTTTATATGATTCAGGCACGTACCAAATTGGTGATACACTTGTTGGTGGTAAAAAAACATTCACCTTTGAAAAGCTACCACAATTCACACCAGAACTTTTCATGCGTGTATCTGCGAAAAACGTAATGAAAGGGAAGCAATTCCAAAAAGGTGTCCTTCAATTAGTACAAGAAGGGGCCATTCAATACTTCAAAACGTTACACACAGAAGAAGTGATACTTGGTGCCGTTGGTCAATTACAATTCGAAGTGTTCCAGCACCGTATGAACAATGAATATAATGTTGAAGTGAAAATGGAACCAATTGGTAGTAAAATTGCCCGTTGGATCGAAAATGAAGAAGAAGTGAAAGATTCTATGCATTCACAACGTTCAATGCTAGTAAAAGACCGCTTTGATAATAAAGTATTTTTATTTGAAAACGAATTTGCAACGCGTTGGTTCTCAGAGAAAAATGAACATATAAAATTATATAGCTTACTGTAA